The window ttgggtttctgatttagaaattaggataactagactatttgtggatatatgagtattctttgggaGTTTTTCATCAGTCGATtgtgtttttaaataattttcttaaaaactcttatttttggaaagttttcatttttattgacAAATATTGtggatttgagtttgtgatttagaaattaggataactagaCTATTTGTGGACATCTCAAaactctttaagaatttttcatcaatatgttgtatttttaaaataattttcttaaaaactgatatttatggatagttttcatttttttttgagaaatactatagatttgagtttgtgatttaaaaattaggataacaagaatatttgtggatatatgagtattctttcggAGTTTTTCATCAGTcgattgtatttttaaataattttcttaaaagctgttatttttggaaagttttcatttttttagagaaatattgtagatttgagtttgtggtttaaaaattaagataacaagaatacttgtggatagttaagtattcttttagaaattttcatcaacaagttgtattttaaataattttcttaaaatttctatatttggagagttttcattttttagagaaatattgtagatctgggtttgtgatttaaaaattatgataaCAAGACTATTTGTGGACAGCTGAATACTCTTTAATAAATCTTCATCAAcaagttgtattttaaataattttcttaaaaaattttatttttggaaagttttcattttttagagaaacattttagatttgggtttgtgatttaaaaattaggataacaagaatatttgtggatagaagagtaatatttaagaatttttcatcaatgtgttatatttttaaataattttcttaaaaactgctatttttggaaagttttcattttgtagataaatattgtagatttaggtttgtgatttagaaattatgataacTATACTATTTGTGAACAGCTGAATactcttttagaattttttatcaataagttgtatttttatataattttcttaaaaacttatatttttggaaagttttcattttttagagaaatattgtagacttgggtttgtgatttataatttaggataacaaaaatatttatggatagatgagtgttattcaagaatttttcatcaatgtgttgtatttttaaataattttcttaaaaattgctatttttggaaagttttcattttatagataaatattgtagatttgggtttgtgatttagaaattaggataactagaCTATTTGTGAACAGCTGAAtactctttaagaatttttcatcaatatgttgtattttaaaataattttattaaaaactgatatttatggaaagttttcattttttagagaaatattatagatttgggtttgtgatttaaaaattaggataacaagaatatttttggatatatgagtattctttcggAGTTTTTTATCAGTcgaatgtatttttaaataattttcttaaaaactgctatttttggaaagttttcattttcttaaagatatattgtagatttgagtttgtggtttaaaaattaagataacaagaatatttgtggatagttgagtattcttttagaaattttcatcagcaagttgtattttaaataattttcttaaaaacttctatatttggagagttttcattttttagagaaatattgcagaattgggtttgtgatttaaaaattaggataacaagaatatttgtggatagatgagtatttctTTCGGagttttttatcaataggttgtatttttaactaattttcttaaaaactcctatttttggaaatttttcattttatagataaatattttagatttgggtttgtgatttagaaattaggataagtAAATTATTTGTGGACAGCTGAATAcactttaagaatttttcatcaatgtgctgtatttttaaaataattttcttaaaaactgatatttatgtaatgttttcattttttagagaaatattatagatttgggtttgtgatttattaattaggataaaaagaatatttgtggatatatgagtattctttcggAGTTTTTCATCACTCGAtcgtatttttaaataattttcttaaaaactgctgtttttggaaagttttctttttttttagagaaatattgtaaatttgagtttgtggtttaaaaattaagataacaaaaatatttttgggtagttgagtattcttttagaaattttcatcaacaagttgtattttaaaaactcctatttttggaaagttttcattttcttgagaaatattgtagatttgggtttgtgatttaaaaattaggataataagaatatttgtggatagatgagtattcttttaaaaattttcatcaacaagttgtattttaaataattttctttaaaacttatatttttggaaagttttcattttttagagaaatattatagatttgggtttgtgttttaaaaatttggatgaaaaaaatatttgtggatagatgagtattatttaagaatttttcatcaatgtgttgtattattaaatgattttctcaaaactgttatttttggaaagttttcattttatagataaatattgtagattttggtttgtgatttaaaaattaggatgactagactatttgtggatagatgaatactcttttagaatttttcatcaacaagttgtatttttatataattttctcaaaaaaacttctatttttggaaagttttcattttgtagagaaatattgtaggtTTGGGtttctgatttaaaatttaggataacaaaaatatttttggatagatgagtattattcaagaatttttcatcaatgtgttgtatttttaaataattttcttaaaaactgctatttttgaaaagttttcattttataaataaatattgtagatttgggtttgtgatttagaaattaggataactagaCTATTTGTTGACATCTGAATACTCTTTAAGAATTGTTCaccaatatgttgtatttttaaaataattttcttaaaaactgctatttttggaaagttttcattttttagagatatattatagatttgggtttgtgatttaagaattaggataacaagaatatttgtggatatatgagtattctttcggAGTTTTTCATCAGtcggttgtatttttaaatatttttcttaaaaattactagttttggaaagttttcatttttttagagaaatattgtagatttgagtttgtgatttaaaaattagtataacTATACTATTTGTGGCCAGATGAATActcttttagaaatttttatcaacaagttgtattttttatataattttcttaaaaacttctatttttggaaagttttcattttttagagaaatattgtagatttgggtttgtgatttaaaaattaggataacaagaatatttgtggatagatgagtattctttcggagtttttcatcaatgtgttgtatttttaaataattttcttaaaaactgctatttttggaaagttttcattttatagataaatattgtagatttgagtttgtgattttaaatttaggataacaaaagtatttgtggatatatgaatagtctttaagaatttttcattaataggttgtattttttaaataaactttttaaatttctattttaggaaatatatcatttttagagaaaatagtgtaaatttgagattttgatttagaaactaggattacaagaatttttgttgatagatggatatttttttagattttttgatcaatagattatatttttttagataaatttttgtaaagttatcatttttagagaaatatttaaGATTGTGGTTTAAAAACTAGGAACGGTAATCCATGCTCGAGCTAGCGGAATGCGTCGGGATATGGGTCGAGTGAAGCTAGTTAGGAGTAGTTTGATTCGAAAATTTTGTTCGACTCGACGTTTGTAATCAAAACCTTATTCTCCTTATCGGGttgttgaatatatattttttttaaaaacaagggAAGTAGATGTCCATCCCTCGCCATAATACTCATGATCTCTACATTTGTAAATGGGTTCGGATCTTGAGACATTAATAGATGACTAGCGAAGGATTTGGACTTAAACTGCATAAACCTGGAAGATTATTCTCttgtcctaactgatccatttTCACTTCAGTGAAGCGACCAGGAACCGCTGATAACGACCATATCGCATCAATTATATACGTATATTGGATGTATGAGTTTCAACGTCAGGACCAACAGATTTTTATTCAGAACAGCTAGAGGAAACTTGCAACCGTTCTTCAATAATTCGATTTATGATGCTgtttaaaaaaacttaattctGGTAGTTATTTGTTAATTAACAGTTTTCTGGTGGCCTGGAGTTAGTTTTGTCCATGCATTAACACTTGTTAATAACAGTTCTATTTTTAGTAAGACGTGGTTCTCCTCCTAAGGCAGAAGGGTTTTAAGTTTTTCTcttaatatttgtttctctaCAAATCTTTTGTCTTTGCAATTCCTCCACTCAGATTCTTCTGGATTATTGTGAAAAGTCTGAACTAACCTCTCCTTTTAAGTTTCTCAATACATTCTTTGCCGATATAACATTTCGAGAGACAATATGGAGAGAAATGAAGTAAGGGAAGGGCCTATAGCTATTGCAGTGGACAGAGATAAAACAAGCATCCAAGCTCTTAAATGGGCTATAGAGAATCATATACCCCAAGgagaaacattaaaacttgTTCATGTCATCCAAAGGTCTGCAAATGGACCTAATACAGATGATGAATTGTCTGAAAGAGAGCACAAAAATAGACAAATCACTCGGTTTCTTCCATTGCGTTGTCTTTGTATGCGACGAAATGTAAGtttttgagggtttttttttctttttctgaaacACAGTTTCTGAGGTTTGTTTGTATTAAAACCTGTCTTTATGTCTCTCTAATTGATGTATATTTTCAGATACAAACCGAAGTAGTTTTGCTTGATGATCAAGATGTGGCGAAAGCATTGATAGAATATATTAGCCATAACTTTATTTCTACATTCTTCATAGGTGCCTCTTTGAAGAAGAGCATTACAAGGTCAAAATCTTATTTCCTAAACCGTTAGCTAATTGTTTTGGTATTCAAAATTctctaaaatgttttttttttggatgatCTTTTGATTTTAAAGGCTGTTCAAGGTTGATGACATTCCAAGTAATGTGATGAGATGGGCTCCAGATTTCTGCACTGTTTTAGTAGTATCAAAGGGAAGACTATCAAGTGTACGTTCAGCCACTAGGCCTTTACCTCTAGCATTGCCATCTCCTTCTTCAGGGACTGCACCACTGTCACCCCTCAGCAACACCGACGAGCTTCCCTCTGAGATGTCATTGTCAAGAGAAGACGACGTTTTCTTTGAGGAGTTCTCATCACTTGAGACAGATTCTAGTGTGAACATTAGTGAGAGGATCAGTACAGATAGTTCTGTTCTATCCTTCTATAAGAAACTTGGAGCTCCACACATGCTGGAGATTCCAGGTCTGGATGATGAGAAATCGATGTTTTCGATGTATCTTAATAGTCCTTCTGATGAAAAGAAGTGTACGTTACCACCAAGGGATGACGCCGAGGATGAGAAGAGAAGGTTGAAGAAAGAGCTGAAGGAGACGATGAACATGTACCATGCGGCTTGCAAAGAAGCCCTTATGGCAAACGAGAGAGTAGCTGAGCTGGAGATGTGGAAAAAGAAAGCAGAGAAAATCATTCTTCAAATGGCTGAAGATAGAGCAACGATGGCCATCAGAGAGCAGAGAGCAAAGGCAGAGATGGAGGCGGTGAGAAGGAGAGGGAGTGATGACAGAAAGGTTGTTTCGGATGATCTTGGAGAGTCTCATGTAGTGGCTAAATATGAGAGCTTGCTCCATATTGTAGTTGTTCTTTTACTcttatgtttttgtttcatattcagatagttctctttcttctttgtgaTCAGAGTTGGGTGATGACGATATCCTTTCCTCCAGGGCAAGTTTCTCATATATTCTCTTGTATAGATCAATCATATTTCATTTGTTTACTCTTCACAATGTCACTCTTACAAGTAAAATCTTGCATATCATATTTGAATTGATGTTTCTTTGTTGATTGTTGTTTTCATATATGGTATGAATTAGCATCGCATAGGACCCTCTTATCTGATGCATGAGAAACGAGATGGTAAACTACTTTTTAGGGCCTATCATGCTATGAGTTCAGTTCAAGCATTATGGAACCATATAGATTCAGAAGAGGAATTgaagaaaacttttttttttgctccaaAGATATGTGTAGTCTTCGTTAAGAACTTGAGACATCATTTATCTTTCTAGCATGTAAGCGTCCTCACAGCATGCAAAGTTCGGTGGCTTGCAATAATTGGCAACCCATGTTTCGTTGCAAGATGCATTTTGAGGTTTTGCTGCTCGTTCCACCTGTCGAGTTTTTTGCTAAAGAATCAATAAATCAGGATGTACTAATATGAAACCCATCTATATAAGCTACTTTGAATGTGCAAGTTTCATAATCAGACTTTCCTGAActtgtaataataataatgctcTTAGTTTAATTCAAATCGAAGTAAGATTAACAACAATATTACAAGATGTTGATTTGTATGAAGATTAACTTTCCTTAAAATATGTAAATCATGATTATCTCCTTCTTAAAACTGATTTTCCCATTGATTCACTGATGTTGATTTCCTTAAATTCCGTTGAACATTTCCTAATCCGgttgaaaattcaaaattccACTACCTATGATCATGATTGGATTTCATAAATTTATTTGtctgaaaaataattatttgaaatggttaaaaaatacaaatgaagGGTGAGATGAGATCTGAGTGGTCTGACTCTGACCGGTCCTCTTGATTCATTTCATCTCCGAGTCAACACCCATCGTAACATCAATCATTCATTCTCCAGAAAAACCCTAATCGTAATCATCAAGGTCTACACATGAAAGCTTAAAATCGAATCGAATCGAATCGAATCCTCGCATACCCACACAATCGCGATCCATCGAAAAGAAAGCAAAAATGTCGTCGGAGATTGAGGTGGTGGAGGAAGTCGAATCCAACCCCAAGGAGAACGGTGAATCAAGTTCCTCCAAACCGATCGAAGACGAGAGCTTGAAGAACGATGTCTACACTGCCTCGGCGTACGGCGATTTGGAGAAGCTTCATAGATTGGTCGAGTGTGAGGGTTGCTCTGTCTCTGAACCCGATGGTCTTGGCTACTACGCGCTTCAGTGGTCCGCCTTGAACAACCGCTCCGCCGTTGCGCAGTACATTATCGAGGTTACCAAAAAGTTCAATCCTTTATGCTTGTTTTGGCGTGTGATTCGTTACGAATGAGTAAAATTGAtttggttttttttctttgaacagCATGGTGGAGATGTGAATGCGACGGATCATACGGGGCAGACTGCGTTGCATTGGAGTGCGGTTCGTGGTGCGGTGCAAGTTGCGGAGCTTTTGCTTCAAGAGGGTGCAAGGGTTGATGCTACGGATATGTATGGATATCAGGTTCTAACTACTTCCTCTTTTTTACTGGAGATTGTCTTTTTTGTTTCAATGCTAGTcaacttctttctttctttctttcaaatAGCTTCGGGCTCAGGCTCTATAACTAGTATTGCTTGTTTTGTTGTcgttgcatttttttttcttatggatGTGTGTACTGAGGGTGATGTAGGTATATAAGCACTTCGTACTTTGCCACTAGTTTAATTTAGGCGACATTGTGCACATATCTAAGTAGTTGG of the Brassica rapa cultivar Chiifu-401-42 chromosome A03, CAAS_Brap_v3.01, whole genome shotgun sequence genome contains:
- the LOC103856439 gene encoding U-box domain-containing protein 51, with product MERNEVREGPIAIAVDRDKTSIQALKWAIENHIPQGETLKLVHVIQRSANGPNTDDELSEREHKNRQITRFLPLRCLCMRRNIQTEVVLLDDQDVAKALIEYISHNFISTFFIGASLKKSITRLFKVDDIPSNVMRWAPDFCTVLVVSKGRLSSVRSATRPLPLALPSPSSGTAPLSPLSNTDELPSEMSLSREDDVFFEEFSSLETDSSVNISERISTDSSVLSFYKKLGAPHMLEIPGLDDEKSMFSMYLNSPSDEKKCTLPPRDDAEDEKRRLKKELKETMNMYHAACKEALMANERVAELEMWKKKAEKIILQMAEDRATMAIREQRAKAEMEAVRRRGSDDRKVVSDDLGESHVVAKYESLLHIVVVLLLLCFCFIFR